The following proteins come from a genomic window of Rutidosis leptorrhynchoides isolate AG116_Rl617_1_P2 chromosome 10, CSIRO_AGI_Rlap_v1, whole genome shotgun sequence:
- the LOC139870851 gene encoding uncharacterized protein yields MTAPKTVKEVQSLTEGVGAGLVLASPSGEEHTYALRFNFEVTNNEAEYEALFTGLNIAHKMHVTKLHVLTDSQLVANQFNGSFDAHELSMQKYLKLLQELAMQFKHFELAQVPRSQKKKADTLSKLAVLTFSHFQKQVWIR; encoded by the exons ATGACTGCGCCTAAGACGGTTAAAGAGGTGCAAAGTTTGACGG AAGGTGTTGGTGCGGGTCTAGTGTTAGCAAGCCCAAGTGGTGAGGAGCACACGTACGCGCTACGTTTTAATTTTGAAGTAACAAATAATGAAGCTGAATATGAAGCGTTGTTTACTGGTTTAAATATCGCGCATAAAATGCATGTCACCAAGTTGCACGTACTTACAGATTCGCAGTTAGTGGCAAACCAGTTTAATGGCTCTTTTGACGCGCATGAACTCTCAATGCAAAAGTATTTGAAGTTGTTGCAAGAATTAGCTATGCAGTTTAAGCATTTTGAACTCGCACAAGTACCAAGAAGTCAAAAAAAGAAAGCGGATACGTTAAGCAAGTTGGCTGTGTTAACATTTTCGCACTTTCAAAAGCAAGTTTGGATACGTTAA
- the LOC139871835 gene encoding protein VASCULAR ASSOCIATED DEATH 1, chloroplastic: MAVATTNSASDNIAPPSQSMDKPPSTNTAVATSGGNESPSAVQGSSSAVTADPVDSSTSSPKPNRLLEFQPSLRSEEYRQLFRLPPEEVLIQDFNCALQENFILQGHMYLFVHHICFYSNLFGFETKKIIAFDEITSVNRAKTAGIFPTAIELTASDKKYFFTSFLSRDEAFKLINDGWVEHGNGSKAVSDQQESRSELIDEEPEIVVAEDSDETRLLRDDFETINTNTNVDPPEQPNGSAVEAEVPVTSSRVQDDVDEDTIIVQNTDCSSSGVTLAWEVEDADAPNVPEGYTLAAESTFPIKVDEFFNLFFSDAALPFLESYHKKCGDKDLVCTSWKPHDQPGYAREVSFQHPIKIYFGAKFGSCNEVQSFRVYRNSHLVVKTSQVISDVPYGDYFSVEGLWDVVPNSNDGCTLRVYVDVAFSKRTMWKGKIVQATIEECRETFAAFIELANALLKRKSIDKQANVIPEVNVEAQVRTPDQSVTPPQLRTPDMTTTHTVPQSQETIHVSTPLQTFSSVSAAAASFFKDSIRKLFSSIKSQNQVQAFVVILLAIVILLMQISIVVLLLRPQTVQVVSDTAWMSTNRINRRAETVTLLNKQIDHLKEEMLIVETVLEKMRHEHDMLSVQLKKLMLQKT, from the exons ATGGCGGTGGCGACTACTAATTCTGCTAGCGACAACATCGCACCTCCATCACAATCAATGGATAAACCACCGTCAACAAACACCGCCGTTGCTACTTCCGGCGGCAATGAATCTCCGTCCGCGGTACAAGGTTCCTCGTCGGCGGTAACGGCAGATCCGGTTGATAGTTCTACTTCGTCACCTAAACCTAACAGACTACTCGAATTTCAG CCGTCTTTGAGAAGTGAAGAATATCGGCAGCTGTTTCGTCTTCCTCCTGAAGAA GTCCTTATTCAAGATTTCAATTGCGCATTGCAAGAAAATTTCATTCTTCAG GGTCATATGTACCTGTTTGTTCATCACATATGCTTTTACTCGAACCTATTTGGATTTGAGACAAAG AAAATAATTGCTTTCGATGAAATTACCTCAGTAAATAGAGCAAAGACTGCCGGAATATTCCCTACTGCCATAGAACTAACAGCTTCAGACAAAAAG TATTTTTTCACTTCGTTCTTATCGCGTGATGAAGCCTTTAAGCTCATCAATGATGGATGGGTAGAACATGGAAATGGAAGTAAAGCTGTATCTGATCAGCAG GAATCAAGATCCGAATTGATTGATGAAGAGCCTGAAATTGTTGTAGCTGAAGATTCAGATGAGACTAGGCTTCTGAGAGATGATTTCGAAACTATAAACAC AAACACGAATGTTGATCCACCAGAACAACCCAACGGTTCTGCAGTTGAAGCTGAAGTGCCGGTGACATCATCGAGAGTGCAAGATGATGTAGATGAGGATACCATCATTGTTCAGAATACTGATTGTTCATCTTCTGGGGTAACTTTAGCATGGGAGGTTGAGGATGCTGATGCACCTAATG TTCCTGAGGGTTATACACTGGCTGCGGAATCCACATTTCCG ATAAAGGTGGATGAGTTCTTTAATCTATTTTTTTCAGACGCCGCCCTCCCTTTTCTTGAATCATATCACAAAAAATGTGGAGATAAAG ATCTTGTTTGCACGTCATGGAAGCCCCATGATCAACCGGGTTATGCTCGTGAAGTATCATTTCAGCATCCAATCAAAATTTATTTCG GTGCGAAATTTGGTAGTTGCAATGAGGTACAGAGCTTTCGAGTTTACAGAAACAG TCATTTGGTTGTGAAGACCTCACAAGTAATCAGTGATGTTCCTTATGGAGATTACTTTTCTGTGGAG GGGCTATGGGATGTCGTGCCGAATTCAAATGATGGTTGCACATTAAGGGTATATGTGGATGTCGCTTTTTCTAAGAGAACCATGTGGAAAG GGAAGATAGTGCAAGCTACCATTGAAGAGTGCCGAGAAACTTTTGCAGCCTTTATAGAACTG GCAAATGCTCTACTGAAACGGAAGAGTATTGATAAACAAG CCAACGTGATCCCTGAGGTAAACGTAGAAGCACAGGTGCGGACCCCCGACCAGTCAGTTACTCCTCCTCAGCTGCGTACCCCAGACATGACAACAACGCACACTGTTCCACAGTCCCAGGAAACAATACACGTCAGCACCCCGTTGCAAACGTTTTCAAGCGTTTCTGCTGCCGCTGCTTCTTTTTTCAAAGATTCCATTAGAAAACTATTTTCATCTATCAAGTCTCAAAACCAGGTTCAAGCCTTTGTTGTTATCCTCCTGGCTATCGTCATCCTTTTGATGCAG ATAAGCATAGTTGTGCTGCTACTCAGACCACAAACTGTGCAAGTAGTTTCTGACACTGCCTGGATGAGCACCAATCGTATCAACAGAAGGGCAGAAACAGTTACGTTACTAAACAAACAAATTGACCATCTCAAGGAGGAAATGCTTATTGTTGAGACGGTACTGGAGAAAATGAGACATGAGCATGATATGTTAAGTGTTCAACTCAAAAAGTTGATGCTTCAAAAAACATAA